Part of the Ziziphus jujuba cultivar Dongzao chromosome 8, ASM3175591v1 genome is shown below.
cccgtaggctgtgatacttgtctggatataccatatgataataataataataataaaaacaaaaataaataatggcaataataaaaataatattaataatcataatgatgatgataatattagtaataatgaaaataattgtaaacataattctgacaaataataattgtaatattaataacaagaataatattagtaatagtAATGAcgataaaagcaattaagtataatgttagaaaatcaggttatgagtagatagaatagtacgagatcaaataatattttaaaattcaaaatatattatgaaatatacactcATATCATGGATACAaacgataccctccaacatgcTGCGTAATCCAtaattccagctgtcgccgatACCCTGCTACCAATATAGTCCGGGGTGGTTGTCTAGATTGACCATCCAATCTCCTGAACTCGTAAGTAACATAGTTACGAGGGTAGCTTCTCATGGATCACATCAGATCGCTGTCCCCGTACGGTATGATAcgtacaaatataatatatatatatatatatatatatatatatatatagatttacaaaatatacttgatgcacatactatataccagtggcgtcCTAGGTGTCCAGTGTCCTAAAGCACcgtctgacggggaggttaaagaaagaaaccaaCATACGGTGGCGTGGCATCCCATTGCGCCGCTGCTAACAagcgtcctggccatggaggggggtggtTGATGCTCATTGTGCATTATACCCTACCTACCCtcgatccaatggcaaccacaggacaaccctataAACCAACttacgcgctaatcacatccacatccacctgcatgctaatcacatccacaactacaaaacACTGGTACGTATATGGTGCATTGAAaaccgataaaaatattttataatattataaaatttgaatttttataagatACACTTAAATTTGTgcacttttatcaaattcacaaaattccaaaaaaatataattttgatcacAACAagtcaatataattaattcctcaaaccttcaattcaatttataccgAAAATGTTATCAGTGAAGCCATAtgaaaagttatatataaaattaaatactatccaataaattatatattttcaaatatcaaaatctcataaacacCACTGGATTAAATACttcctttcaaatttatataatccacatatatataattatatattttcatacaaAGTCACAaacctccatatatatatatatatatatatatatatatatatatatgtatatacggaaattctatggtgaggacggtccgcatgaggaccgcagtattagtaattgtttttcatagtattaacaatggtttttttgaaaatcgtcaccaatactatgaaaaattgtcaccaatactgtggtccgcatgaggaccgtgcGCACCATAGATgaactgtatgtatatatatttatatatatacccaaagctttaacaatatatatatatatatatgaatataaatacatatacgcATCACATGTTCAcagtacatgtatatatatatatatcaatctatacaTTGCTAACTATAATTTTCGTATAATAATTCCAATCAACATACAAGTAAACTCACAAAAATCTATAACAATCTTTTACACCTTCTGCTTATTATTATCAACAATGTCcatcctaatttgataaaatacaggATGAAACCGTATGGCCTAAACtgcaaatttagaatttttcagtattttgacaattaattcaaattgatCATTTCTTTAACTCCCAACATTCATCAATAACTTAATTGTAGTAACAATTAGTAAAAACTTGCTCAATTTCTGTCCAAattcaacataaacataaatccTACCTCCATCAATGGCAACTTTCTAAATATTCAACTAAAATTCACATTCTAAGTGTAACAGCCAAGACTACCCGCGTCCGATATTGTCCattttgggcctggggaatcctcttacaacccagccctcaaggttttgtcaaaacaggTCGTATGGAAAAGGtctccacaccaccttataaggcgtgctttgttcccctttccaaccgatgtgggatttcacaatcctccccccttgcgGTCCAGAGTCCTCGCTGACACACCTATccaggtactggctctgataccatctgtaatagCCTAGACCACCCATGtctgatattgtcctctttgggcctggaaaattctcttacaacccaggcctcaagattttgtcaaaacgcgtcgtacgggaaaggtctccacaccaccttataaggcgtgcttcgttcctctttccaaccgatgtgggacttcacactaAGTACCAAATTGAAGCTTATCGTGAGAAcatcaagaatataccttcaattagTCCAACCATCTCCGAAGGTCGCTGGAATCCTACCGTGAAGTTGCTGCCGATATGGGCTCTCGTCATACCTCTTGAATGagcaagatttgagccaatCCAAGCTTGGAAACGGACTCAGGGAGCCAAAATTTATGGAAAAGGACCCGTCACATGGCCGGTATCTGCCGAAAAACTGGCCAACAGGGAGGACGCCGATCGCCGGTGTTTGACGCCGATCCCAGCACATCCGTTGACCAACTGGCCGGAGATTCGATGGCCAGGCTGGCCTAGCTGTGGGCCATCCTGTCGCCTGGCGCATGTGGCCTCCTGATGGCCGAAAAAGATGCAGACAGAGAGAGAAGGACCAACGGGagggagagaggaagagagaagaagaagaagaagaagaaaggaagaagaaactcCCATGGGTATTTTTCCACGtggggaagaagaaaagaaaaagaaaataattatataaatatataaaataataatatagtataaaataataaaataataataataaaataatgtaatagtTGATTGTCTGAAATGGGACTTTTTTtgtcgtgacacatggcaccctttataatATTACATGTGGCGTCACTATTCATGCACACACACATATCGATGAATAGTAACAGCAATCTTGGAAAAACTTCACAAGTCCATTACTTTCCAACCACATGTCAAAatcaagcgtgccgctagtttacAAACTCGTGTCGATGAGTATTTCATAACCATACATAAATCAAAGCTCaattctacaaaaataaaaagtcaactctcggaCAGTtcgaacctcaacttgtttttgtcataactttcaaaccgtagctctgttttcgacatgctactagtctacgaactcgggttGATGCATACTTCACAATGGTGtcttggtcaacctagaattcttactggatcaaaaagtcaacatttgaccattTTCGATCAACTtcgatcaacttgagaaattttcagtgtacttcgggacggggtgtttcaatttggatctgtttttaatttattatgaaattttgaatttatacttCCTATCCCCTTTTTTTGTACAACTGCAATATGAttcatttgtaaaatttttaaaaaagatccaaatgaaattattttaatctgaaattttttatatgtcTAATATGagtataaaaaattttagcttcaaattccgtATATTTTGGCCATGGTGATTTTCTAGATTATCTATACTCAGttgtatgaatttattttctggttTGTTTAGCAAAGAATAaacttcaatttaaaatattttcgagtctttatttgacctaatattttttatatagcaTTCTTACTCTGTGTGTAGTGAAACTCTATAAAATTGTAAaagtttattacttttttacttgtatcttatttttaattcatttttatgtAGGCCACACTTCCTATGAAATACTGATTTTCAGTTTCTATCAATTAgttacaaaatttaatttgaccatgtttttgaattttgtttggcttttaagattttataaaaatgtatataagtATCTATTATaaatctgtaaaatttcaaatgaatacaaaatttcatgaaaaaaaaaacaaattgaatattaaacgaaggtttctaaaaatttaatagtttcaatttttcgtgattaatttttaaatgggttttgaatagtttttcattatatttttataaaaaaaattttaatcacaGTTAGTTATGCATATTTATGGTACCCTTATAATTTTTCAGACTTAAATGATATTGTTTGAATAAGAAATTGAATTCTTGTTTAGAGGCATTTTATGgattaatatgtttttatttggcttctggtgatttgattttgttctaggcttatgattttaagatttgagaGTTAGGCTAAGATGAACTTATGGTATtaactcttattcatttagtttgaatttaaaagCTTGCTTTTAGGATTTATACGTAAGATAATTGTGGTATATGATGGTTTTGTTTTATACTTATGAGGGACCGTTGGTGTTATCCATAGGTTGTTTATCTTTTATGGACTTTGTTGGTCAAGATAAGTTACTAGACTTTTTACTGAAACCATAACAAATATGtacttatgttattgatttatatttttttgtaaatttatgttttatgaaatatatatattgcataaataaattgttggattattgatatatgtgTTTATGCTCTAGTTGTTGATACTTAGTAGATATTTATGTGATATGTTTTTTGGATGTTGAGATTAATTATATTAGGGTATTTTCCTAGTGATTTGTGGTTCTTTACCTTCAGGTTTAGATGTATTGTTTCACATAAGAGGACTTACTGATGATTATAGTAGGGATATCACTCATACCTTCGAGTATGAATATTTGtttgtattaaaatttatatttttccacttGTTACATGCCTCACATGCGAGTTGATACAGATTACCAATGGATGAAATTATGTTATACAAAATCCTACTAAGTAGTTAACAATTagagtttatatgaaaattatttttatattgttaaagattatttttggatatttatttgttatcattttaagtattttattattttttgtatttataaaaaacTCAGTAACTTGCTGAAttttatactcattatttattgttatagttTCAGGTACATCATAGTTTCAAGGTAGCTGgattttgtataaaataatggtgtttcaattgtttttttatttactttttttttatatatttgttagcTTGGAAAACTTTTTAGGTGttggtgaatttttttttcttttttttgagatattttagatattattttattaatgatatttgaAAAGTTCTTATGTTCTATATTATAAATTCTATTAAGTATTATAAGCATGACTTTTATcacttttaaatatatagacTTGGAGTATGACAGACTATCTTCTAATTTTCCCAAACCTAATTTTCCCAAATGAATCATACATTgtcacataaataatatatgattaaaaactAGCACGTAAAGCAACTAATATGACGATATTGGTAATTAAACCAAAATGTTGAGTCACTTCAATCTGTAATAATTTCATGAGGTGTTTGAGATTGTGTGTGTGTAAAAAGAGAAACACTTACTAGAAATGAATAGAAACataataaatcttttatatatatatatatatatataatgaaaatttggGCACTATAGAATTATCGATAAGatttatcctatatatatatatatataatgaaaatttggGCACTATAGAATTATCGATAAGatttatcctatatatatatatatatatattcttgctGCAAAAGTATTCTCTTCATGTAATAAATCTTTAGCTAAGTATCTTTACAATATTAACCATGATTTGTCCttctcttaattaattatttttttccgttagatttctcttttatatatgcTTTCTCTTTTCAAAACTATCATTTCTATTAaagaatgataaaaaataaaaacctttgataccataacaaaatataaagtaaaaaatattttatgtatagatTCTAATGCACTGGGgcatgattatatataatattacattcTGTCTCTGGTTCTAAGTAAGGTGGCAAATAcgactttttaattattttttgatatggCGTGAGGggaacaaataatataatattaagaaagaaaaaagaaaaaataaaaaaaaataaaaaaataaaaaataatgtatccatacttttttttaaagagaaatcTCAACCAAACAATGTTAAAGAGACTCACAATAAGTTGTTTTATGTTTACAAAGTTTTATATTGGTCATACACTATGCTTGTCATATATTATATGAGTGAGATTAATTTGGTTAGTATTAATATGAacgaggcttttttttttttttttttgggatttgtttttgtttatgttttgttcttcttttttttttttttttttttttttgtttttgtcatgGCAatgtcaaattattattattattattattattattattttttggtgaatgccAAATTAATATAGTCTATAGCCTAAAGAGTGAGCAAAGCTTGTGGACTGTTGATTGACCAAAAAAATCTTGCGGACAGTGGAGGACTACTACTAGAGTATATGTGCCTCCATAGAGATACAGTCaaggaaatttattttattttattttattttattaactaatCTACGttttatagctttttttttttttttttgtttttaattctgGCAAATAAAGTTAAGCATGAACTTATAGGATAACTCATATGGATGTCCTTGTGGGGACTGCTAATGCAATAAAATCTACGGTTTTCTCAATCGAGTTCAAATTCTTTCATCCttgatattagaaaaaaatgaaaaagaaaacttgtTGAACCATATAGTTTATTGGTCAGAGAAATATTGctcctttatatataatatttataagcaTAGAGTTTTGTTTGTTCTCTTCTTTTACTCTTCCATTCCCtttttggaattaaaaaatCCTTCAATCTAGTTTGcatatttcttttgttctttttggtTTTAGAGAACTGTCTTTCCATCTGATGCCGCCTTTTGTACCACGCcaaggatatatatatgtatatatatagttgattaaaaaaaattgtatagatATGTTATTTGTTCTTATTTGTTCTTTTCTTCTATTCATCCATTCcctttttggaataaaaaaatcCTTCAATCCGGTTTGCGTATTTGCTTTGTTCTTTTCTTGGTTTTAGAGAATTGTCTTTTCATCTGATGCCGCCTTTTGTACCACgccaaggatatatatatatatatatatgataaaaaaaaaaaattgtataaatatgtGTAAATGGTTTTGTGCATTTTTCCCTGAAAAGAATTCGGTTTCTTTTTTGCAGCTGAAAGAGctctaaattacttttttttttttttttttatcatctatatatatagagataagAGAGCTCTCTCAgctctatttttaaaaaaaaaaaaaaaaaaagctttctcggctctttaaaaaccaaaagaattttctatataattttattttagagagCTCTTCCAGctctttaaaaaacaaaaaaattctctaaactgaaaatatatatatatatatatacacaatttttttttagagaGCTCTCTATGagaaatgaacaaataaaaatatagagcAGCTGGGAGCTCTAAATTCTTATACGTTCTTTTTCTTCTACTcttccatttcctttctggaataaaaaaaatccttcaatCTAGTTTGCATATTTCCTTTGTTCTTTTCTTGGTTTTAAATTTCTTCTACTcctccatttcctttctggaaTAAAAAAGTCCTTCAATCTAGTTTGCATATTTCCTTTGTTCTTTTCTTAGTTTTAATTTCTTCTACTcttccatttcctttctggaaTAAAAAAATCCTTCAATCTAGTTTGCATATTTCCTTTGTTCTTTTCTTGGTTTTAAATTTCTTCTACGcttccatttcctttctggaaTAAAAAAATCCTTCAATCTATGCATATTTCCTTTGTTCTTTGTTCTCTTGTGCAACgccaaggatatatatatatatatatatatacatacctatagatgaaaaaaaaaaaaaaaaaaaaaggtataaataTGTGTAAGTGGTATTGTGCATTTTCCCTAAAAAGAATTCGGTTTCTTTTTTGCACCTGAGAGAGCTctaaattgcattttttttttaaatcatatatatatatatatatatagataagagagatttctataaaaatttcgAGCTCTCCcagttcttattttttatttttcttttttagagaAAGCTCTCTCAGctctttaaaaaacaaaaaataaaaaaaataaaaaaaataaaaaaaattctatataactttaaaaaaaaaaaaaaaatctctaaactaaaatcatatatatacaattttttttagagAGCTCTCTATGAGAAATAAACGAATAAGAATTTAGAGCAGCTGAGAGGTGTCAATTCTTATTTGTTCTTTTCTTCTATTCATCCATTCcctttttggaataaaaaaaatccttcaatCCAGTTTGCGTATTTGCTTTGTTCTTTTCTTGGTTTTAGAGAATTGTCTTTTCATCTGATGCCGCCTTTTGTACCACGCCAAGGCTCTATATAGATCATAgatgatgataaaaaataaaaataaaaataaaaataaaaaaggatagaaaaattgtataaatatgtGTAAGTGGGATTGTGCATTTTTCCCCAAAAAGAATTCGGTTTCTTTTTAGTAGCTGAGAGAGCTTTGAGCTTTGAACTTCATTTATTGGGACATCGTCATTGCTCGCAATGTAAGATATCAACTTTCGTTGCACTAGTAGTGGCCATTTGGTAAATTGAtgttttcggtttttttttttttttttttttttttttttttttttttaaatagatttttaacTTTAGCTAGGCACTtagtcataattttttttttgttttcattatcATTCACATGGAAATCCATCTTAATTAAATTAAGTTCGGGCATTTGGAtcataaattttctttattagctatattacaaattaatcaatattgtaatagttatttattattcatatatatatatacacacacacacacacatactgCATTGtgtctttaataaaaaaaagaaataattaataatattaatttgttttttatatttagaattaTGGGTCGCCAACTTGGATTCATTGTTCGTGAACTTCTTGACAAAAAAAACTACCTGGACTGGAGCGTTGGGGTGAAAACCTACTTGATGGGTGAAGATCTCTGGGACATTGTGGAATCCATGGATGAACCTCCAAAACCCAAAGATCGTCATGCATTCAAGTATTGGAGGTCCAAGAACGCCTCTGCCCTCCATGCTATCCAAATTTCTTGTAACACTGATGCTTTCTCTAAGATCAGAGATATGACTTCTGCCAAAAAAGCTTGGGATACTTTGGAAAAAGAATTCAATTCTGAATCAGAATCAGAATCCGAAGACGACGACGAAggtataatatttgatttttttttttccttactaaCTTGTATATTTGTAtcaaatttttatcataattttgaataattatattgGATTAAACAAATTCATGTAGAAGATTAAACTGTTGAGAGGTGGGTGCTGATTGGATAACTAAAAATTTATTGCGAGCGAGCTAtttctaaatttatataaaaaagattatGTTATTGAAAAGCAGGTTATCattatattcaattatatattttattaacattttctCTCATGTAAACCCACTCTGACTATCTTTTTGCTTAATTGACCAATTCCATATGTTTTTAACAGAAATTATTAAGTTTTGAACATTGATTATTATGGATCTTTGCTTTGATATTAAGTTAAATTGtcattatataaataaagtattttttCTATTGTAGTGAAAATTCCAAACGATCAATACCAACAATACGAACGGTTTCACAAAGCTCTGCAAGATGGAGACCGAAATGCTACAAAGGAATTCATTACGCAATACCCAGATGcagtaagaaaaaaaatcacGACACGTACAAGGATGACGGCCCTTCATGTCGCGGCCACGGCCGGACATACAGAAATTGTGGAGACACTGGTGGAAAAGATGTCACCAGAAGACTTggaaatggaagactcaagtgGTAATATAGCTCTTACAGCAGCTATTATTTACAATGCAGATTTCAAAATAGCCGAATGCATGgttaaaaagaacaagaaattacCAACCATGCTTGATCAAGAGGGGACGATGCCGGTGGTATTGGCCTTTCAGTATTGTCATACTGAAATGGGTCGTTATCTATATTCAGTTGCATCGATGGAAGATTTAATATTGCCGGACAATCTTAAACATGCTGCTGAGCTCATAGACCAAGCAATAATTACGAAATGTCATGGTAAgagtataatacatatatacacatatattatatatgtagttAGACTCACATCATCAtaccttatatttattaatatgtaACATATATAGTGTTTCGTAATTGTGGTGCAAATTTGTTgtggtttttatatatatatatattttttggatggTGATTCTAAAAATTCTTATTTCATATGTACAATGTAGATGTTGCTTTGCATCTTCTTCAGCTTTGTCCACTGTTGGCCACAACTTTTGATTTGTCTGAAAATACTCCTGTGTATACATTAGCAGTATGTCCAAGAGGACGCCCGCtcaaattttggcaaaaatggATATATGAATGTGAGTAcatattatatgaattaatacagaacataatttatatctatataaatatatatatgtatatgatctTGATATTAATACAATCCTTTGTTTTCAATAGCTATAGTTATAGATGGAGACCGCGTCATTAAAGAGATATATACAAAGCTCTCCACCAATACTAAAATGAACTCAGGTATGTTAAATTTCCCtcgttattttaatttaaattatttaaattagtgCAAAAATATCTGAGAAACTTTGTCATAATTTCCTGCAGGTAACT
Proteins encoded:
- the LOC107435633 gene encoding ankyrin repeat-containing protein ITN1 isoform X2, whose amino-acid sequence is MGRQLGFIVRELLDKKNYLDWSVGVKTYLMGEDLWDIVESMDEPPKPKDRHAFKYWRSKNASALHAIQISCNTDAFSKIRDMTSAKKAWDTLEKEFNSESESESEDDDEVKIPNDQYQQYERFHKALQDGDRNATKEFITQYPDAVRKKITTRTRMTALHVAATAGHTEIVETLVEKMSPEDLEMEDSSGNIALTAAIIYNADFKIAECMVKKNKKLPTMLDQEGTMPVVLAFQYCHTEMGRYLYSVASMEDLILPDNLKHAAELIDQAIITKCHDVALHLLQLCPLLATTFDLSENTPVYTLAVCPRGRPLKFWQKWIYESIVIDGDRVIKEIYTKLSTNTKMNSDTELHGEVWSLQSVAMHFDILEEGHFEFVESILKSNPDLAESYDESSRNVFMVAVQYRQAKIFSLIHGVGSKLSATNHVDDDRNNMLHMAGLFLPPPQLDRISGAALQMQSELQWFKEVESVVPPWTHGHTNNEALTPRQLFTREHKQLLSAGEKWMKETATSCTVVGALIVTIMFAATFTLPGGNDEKTGYPKFLDDKTFILFIISDAISLFSSTTSVLMFLGILTSTYAQDDFLKSLPRKLMIGLGTLFLSIAAMMISFCAAVSMMLGDNNSWVAFLIISLSSIPVTLFVLMQFPLLIEIYLSTYRPSIFGRKP